A section of the Falsibacillus pallidus genome encodes:
- the clpP gene encoding ATP-dependent Clp endopeptidase proteolytic subunit ClpP codes for MNLIPTVIEQTNRGERAYDIYSRLLKDRIIMLGSAIDDNVANSIVAQLLFLEAENPEKDISIYINSPGGSITAGMAIYDTMQFIKPKVSTICIGMAASMGAFLLAAGEKGKRYALPNAEVMIHQPLGGAQGQATEIEIAAKRILFLREKLNQILSDRTGQPLDVISKDTDRDNFMTAERAKEYGLIDQIITRNEMDTKK; via the coding sequence ATGAATTTAATTCCTACGGTTATTGAGCAGACAAACCGCGGTGAACGCGCGTATGACATTTATTCCCGTCTTTTGAAAGACCGCATCATCATGCTTGGAAGCGCGATCGATGATAACGTAGCTAACTCCATTGTAGCACAGCTGCTATTCTTGGAAGCTGAAAACCCTGAGAAAGACATTTCCATCTACATCAACAGCCCTGGCGGAAGCATCACTGCTGGTATGGCGATCTACGATACAATGCAATTCATCAAACCAAAAGTATCCACGATCTGTATCGGTATGGCCGCTTCTATGGGAGCATTCCTTTTAGCCGCTGGTGAAAAAGGCAAGCGCTATGCATTGCCAAATGCTGAAGTCATGATCCATCAGCCACTTGGCGGTGCACAAGGGCAAGCGACTGAAATCGAAATCGCTGCGAAGCGCATCCTTTTCCTTCGCGAAAAATTGAACCAAATCCTTTCAGACCGCACTGGCCAGCCGCTTGATGTCATCTCAAAAGATACAGACCGCGATAACTTCATGACTGCTGAAAGAGCGAAAGAATATGGTTTGATCGATCAAATTATTACACGCAACGAAATGGACACCAAAAAATAA
- a CDS encoding serine hydrolase yields the protein MNKVIDKLREIEIGEIGIVVFSTKEQNYAASFNSSLLVPLASAAKTAIGFCVAKWVEEGLVKWDDIVEEVSFNPNEDSKELYPHFQKRTSLPLREAVEVMIACHDSYVAKCVVNFCGGWEKVNETIQTYYPSIHVTENPRDVLNKGQLDQMLAVMIDIYEGYKKQPLIWTPIINGLVRQKGDIADIPTHHLNHMTGGLGTASIDIGILGDFNEDPYIFALGAVNLPNRFENHDADNKMMEGMGLLYKSI from the coding sequence TTGAATAAAGTAATTGATAAATTAAGAGAAATAGAAATTGGAGAAATCGGTATAGTAGTATTTTCTACTAAAGAACAGAACTATGCAGCTTCTTTTAATAGCAGCCTCTTAGTCCCGCTGGCATCAGCAGCAAAAACAGCAATAGGCTTTTGTGTGGCAAAATGGGTCGAAGAAGGATTGGTCAAGTGGGATGACATAGTGGAAGAAGTATCATTTAACCCAAATGAAGACAGCAAGGAGCTTTATCCTCATTTTCAAAAAAGAACCTCTCTTCCTTTACGGGAGGCAGTGGAAGTGATGATCGCTTGCCACGATAGCTATGTGGCTAAATGTGTAGTGAATTTTTGCGGCGGATGGGAAAAAGTAAATGAAACCATTCAAACCTATTATCCTTCCATACATGTGACTGAAAATCCAAGAGATGTTCTAAATAAGGGCCAGCTCGATCAAATGCTCGCCGTAATGATAGACATCTATGAAGGATACAAGAAACAGCCTCTCATATGGACTCCGATCATAAATGGGCTGGTGAGGCAAAAGGGAGACATTGCTGATATCCCAACACACCACCTAAACCATATGACAGGCGGCTTAGGAACTGCTTCAATTGATATTGGAATACTAGGCGACTTCAATGAGGATCCTTATATATTTGCTCTGGGGGCTGTTAACTTGCCTAATCGGTTTGAGAACCATGATGCAGATAACAAGATGATGGAGGGTATGGGGTTGCTTTACAAATCTATATAA
- the rpoN gene encoding RNA polymerase factor sigma-54 — translation MNLKAGLWQQQSLKLNMTQELSQAIALLQYSTQELFSFLEQKVMENPLIGLESPNVQLMDPRSDRIRTNRIAQPNKTKQEWLERVAQKPDTLQEHLFSQLIMKTLTFEEKQIFDLLLYNLDANGYLTASTDEIAREAAAPVEEVEKLLTQIQSLDPAGVGARNLQECLLLQVMRREDAPQWTEKILLHHFQEFADRKWKDIASKLSCSLKEIQAVSDFIQTLTPRPAAEYGTQSSIYIIPELIVEVKEGQIQLRHHDSSIPQLIFQKEYYDEMEKYKDKGVKSFLKDKFQEYQFLMRSLYQRQETILKVGTALIELQTEFFLKGPRHLKPLTMKQVAEEIEVHESTVSRAVREKYIQTPYGTFELKSFFSSGIATNEDGDASSSTVKNLIQEWIDGEEKKSPISDQAIADRLKEEGLKVSRRTVAKYRDQLQIPASSKRKRFDE, via the coding sequence ATGAATTTGAAAGCAGGTTTGTGGCAGCAGCAGTCGCTGAAGCTGAATATGACGCAGGAATTGTCTCAGGCGATTGCGCTTCTGCAGTATTCCACACAGGAGCTTTTTTCGTTCCTTGAACAAAAGGTGATGGAGAATCCGTTGATCGGACTGGAATCCCCGAACGTTCAGCTGATGGACCCCCGCTCCGACCGCATCAGAACGAATCGAATCGCACAACCAAATAAAACGAAGCAGGAATGGCTCGAACGCGTGGCACAGAAGCCGGATACCCTGCAAGAACATCTTTTTTCACAGTTAATTATGAAAACGCTGACATTTGAAGAAAAACAGATTTTTGATCTTCTATTATATAATTTGGATGCCAATGGGTATCTGACTGCTTCTACAGATGAAATAGCCCGTGAAGCAGCTGCACCAGTGGAGGAAGTAGAAAAGCTTCTCACACAAATACAGAGCCTTGATCCTGCAGGTGTAGGGGCGAGGAATCTTCAGGAATGCCTGCTGCTGCAGGTGATGAGAAGAGAAGATGCCCCTCAATGGACAGAGAAAATCTTGCTGCATCACTTTCAGGAATTCGCTGATCGGAAGTGGAAGGACATCGCCTCGAAGCTTTCTTGCAGTTTAAAAGAAATCCAGGCAGTCTCCGATTTCATTCAAACATTGACGCCGAGGCCGGCAGCAGAATATGGGACTCAATCGTCCATCTATATCATTCCGGAATTGATCGTAGAAGTGAAGGAAGGGCAGATCCAATTGAGGCATCACGATTCATCGATTCCTCAGTTAATTTTCCAGAAAGAGTACTATGATGAAATGGAAAAGTATAAGGACAAAGGTGTAAAATCTTTTTTGAAGGATAAATTTCAGGAATACCAGTTTCTGATGAGGAGCCTATATCAAAGGCAGGAAACGATTTTGAAGGTAGGCACAGCCCTGATCGAACTTCAAACCGAATTTTTCTTGAAAGGTCCGAGGCATTTAAAGCCGCTCACCATGAAGCAGGTGGCGGAAGAGATTGAAGTCCATGAGTCCACTGTCAGCAGGGCAGTACGGGAGAAATATATCCAGACGCCTTATGGGACGTTTGAATTGAAATCGTTCTTTTCCAGTGGAATCGCCACAAATGAGGATGGGGATGCATCGTCGAGCACCGTCAAAAACCTCATTCAGGAATGGATTGATGGAGAGGAAAAAAAATCGCCCATTTCCGACCAGGCGATTGCCGACCGCTTAAAAGAAGAAGGGCTGAAGGTGTCTCGGAGGACTGTGGCGAAATATAGAGATCAGCTTCAAATCCCGGCTTCTTCCAAGCGGAAACGATTTGATGAGTAG
- a CDS encoding glutaredoxin family protein — MKKLIFYTRNQCSLCRDAKEMLLLVADLHEDVEIVEVDIDESDELTERFGLMIPVVELDGEVVQYGQIDPFEISNRLHEKS; from the coding sequence GTGAAGAAATTAATTTTTTATACAAGAAATCAATGTTCCTTATGCAGGGATGCGAAAGAAATGCTCCTCTTGGTGGCAGATCTTCATGAGGATGTGGAGATTGTAGAGGTCGACATTGATGAAAGTGATGAACTGACAGAGCGGTTCGGATTGATGATTCCTGTTGTGGAATTGGATGGGGAAGTCGTTCAATATGGGCAAATTGACCCTTTTGAGATAAGCAACCGCTTACATGAAAAATCTTGA
- a CDS encoding sugar-binding transcriptional regulator: MHSLIDIQKRLLPDLLSIMQKRYHILRTIHFMEPVGRRSLAQTLGLTERVLRAEVEFLKDQNLIDVKASGMTATFDGKMILEEMEGMMREISGIDEMEAMLKKRMNLQDVVIVPGDSDSTPWVKEELGRACSESMKERLIGKNIIAVTGGTTMAAVAETLTPDFASSELLFVPARGGIGEDVNNQANTICAKMAENTRARHRVLYVPDQVSKEVYKSFLTEPAIKDVLNLISSANMVLHGIGDAITMAERRKTPPETMDEIIESNAVGEAFGYYFNQEGEVVHKVMTIGLQLKDLEKIEHVIAVAGGKSKAKAIQAYLKGAPHASVLITDEGAAKELLKG; this comes from the coding sequence ATGCATTCGTTAATCGATATACAAAAAAGATTATTGCCTGACCTGCTATCCATTATGCAAAAACGCTATCACATCTTGAGAACGATCCATTTTATGGAGCCGGTAGGCAGACGGAGCCTTGCTCAGACGCTCGGTTTGACAGAAAGAGTGCTGAGGGCAGAAGTCGAATTTTTGAAAGATCAAAATTTGATTGATGTAAAGGCGTCCGGAATGACCGCGACTTTCGATGGAAAAATGATTCTGGAAGAAATGGAAGGCATGATGAGGGAGATATCGGGTATAGACGAAATGGAGGCAATGTTGAAGAAGCGAATGAATCTTCAAGATGTCGTCATCGTTCCCGGAGACAGCGACAGCACCCCATGGGTAAAAGAAGAATTAGGAAGAGCTTGTTCTGAGAGTATGAAAGAGCGCCTGATTGGAAAAAATATCATCGCTGTAACAGGCGGGACCACCATGGCAGCCGTTGCTGAAACGCTCACACCCGATTTTGCCAGTTCAGAATTGTTGTTTGTTCCGGCCAGGGGCGGGATTGGCGAAGATGTAAATAATCAAGCCAATACCATTTGCGCCAAAATGGCTGAAAACACAAGAGCCAGACACAGGGTATTATATGTACCGGATCAAGTAAGCAAGGAAGTATACAAATCCTTTTTGACAGAGCCGGCCATTAAAGATGTCCTAAATTTAATTTCATCAGCCAACATGGTTTTACATGGAATTGGCGATGCTATTACTATGGCTGAAAGAAGGAAGACGCCGCCAGAAACAATGGATGAGATCATTGAATCCAATGCAGTCGGCGAAGCGTTCGGGTATTACTTCAATCAAGAGGGAGAAGTGGTCCACAAAGTGATGACCATCGGACTCCAGCTGAAAGATCTTGAAAAAATCGAGCATGTCATTGCAGTGGCAGGAGGCAAATCAAAAGCTAAGGCCATTCAGGCATACTTAAAAGGAGCACCGCATGCATCTGTCCTCATTACAGATGAAGGCGCTGCGAAAGAGCTTTTAAAAGGGTGA
- the gap gene encoding type I glyceraldehyde-3-phosphate dehydrogenase: MATKIGINGFGRIGRNVFRASLNNPDVEVVAVNDLTDANMLAHLLQYDTVHGKLSEKVTAEGDYLIVGDKKIKVLAERDPAQLGWGDLGVEVVVESTGRFTNRADAAKHLDAGAKKVIISAPASNEDITVVMGVNEDKYDAGSHHVISNASCTTNCLAPFAKVLNEKFGIKRGMMTTVHSYTNDQQILDLPHKDYRRSRAAAENIIPTTTGAAKAVSLVLPELKGKLNGMAMRVPTPNVSVVDLVAELDKNVTADEINAAFKEAAEGDLKGILAYSDEPLVSIDYNGNTASSTIDALSTMVLEDNMVKVLSWYDNETGYSNRVVDLVSYIAKQGL, translated from the coding sequence ATGGCAACTAAAATTGGTATCAATGGATTTGGACGTATCGGACGCAACGTATTCCGCGCTAGCTTAAACAACCCGGATGTAGAGGTAGTGGCAGTCAACGACTTGACTGATGCAAATATGCTTGCTCACTTGCTTCAATATGATACAGTTCATGGAAAGCTTTCTGAAAAAGTAACAGCTGAAGGCGACTACCTAATCGTAGGCGACAAAAAAATCAAAGTTCTTGCTGAACGCGATCCAGCACAACTTGGCTGGGGAGATCTTGGAGTAGAAGTAGTAGTAGAATCTACTGGACGCTTCACAAACCGTGCAGATGCAGCGAAGCACCTTGATGCAGGCGCTAAAAAAGTTATCATCTCTGCACCAGCTTCAAACGAAGATATCACTGTTGTTATGGGTGTTAATGAAGACAAATACGATGCAGGAAGCCACCATGTAATCTCTAACGCTTCTTGTACGACTAACTGCCTTGCACCATTTGCAAAAGTATTGAACGAAAAATTCGGCATCAAACGCGGTATGATGACAACTGTTCACTCATACACTAACGATCAGCAAATCCTTGACTTGCCGCACAAAGACTACCGTCGTTCCCGTGCAGCAGCAGAAAACATCATCCCGACTACTACTGGTGCAGCGAAAGCAGTATCTCTAGTATTGCCTGAACTTAAAGGCAAATTGAACGGTATGGCTATGCGTGTACCAACTCCAAACGTTTCTGTAGTAGACTTGGTTGCTGAGTTGGATAAAAACGTAACTGCTGACGAAATCAATGCAGCTTTCAAAGAAGCAGCTGAAGGCGATCTTAAAGGAATCCTTGCATACAGCGATGAGCCGCTTGTATCCATCGACTATAACGGAAACACTGCATCTTCTACTATCGATGCTTTGTCCACTATGGTTCTTGAAGACAACATGGTAAAAGTTCTTTCTTGGTATGACAACGAAACTGGATACTCTAACCGTGTAGTAGACCTAGTTTCTTACATTGCAAAACAAGGACTTTAA
- a CDS encoding phosphoglycerate kinase yields MNKKSVKDIDVKGKRVFCRVDFNVPMKDGNVTDDTRVRAALPTIQYLADQGAKVILASHLGRPKGQVNEELRLTPVAKRLSELMGKDVKKADEAYGDAVQSQIAEMNEGDVLLLENVRFYPGEEKNDPELAKEFAALADVYVNDAFGAAHRAHASTEGIAQHLPSAAGLLMEKELQVLGKALSNPDRPFTAIIGGAKVKDKIGVIDNLLEKVDNLIIGGGLAYTFVKAQGHEVGKSLLEEDKIDLAKSFMEKAKEKGVKFYMPVDVVVADDFSEDANKKTVAINEIPSDWEALDIGPKTREVYTDVIKNSKLVIWNGPMGVFELDAFANGTKAVAQALADAKDTYSVIGGGDSAAAVEKFNLADQMSHISTGGGASLEFMEGKTLPGVAALDDK; encoded by the coding sequence ATGAATAAAAAATCAGTGAAAGATATTGATGTAAAAGGAAAACGCGTATTTTGCCGCGTCGATTTCAACGTTCCGATGAAAGATGGAAATGTGACCGATGATACAAGGGTCCGCGCTGCTCTTCCAACGATTCAATACCTTGCAGATCAAGGTGCAAAGGTTATTCTTGCGAGCCATTTAGGACGTCCGAAGGGACAAGTAAATGAAGAGCTCCGTTTGACTCCTGTAGCGAAGCGCCTTAGCGAGCTTATGGGCAAAGACGTGAAAAAAGCGGATGAAGCTTATGGAGATGCTGTTCAATCTCAAATCGCCGAGATGAATGAAGGCGACGTTCTGTTGTTGGAAAACGTACGTTTCTACCCTGGCGAAGAAAAGAATGATCCTGAATTGGCAAAAGAATTTGCTGCATTGGCAGATGTCTATGTCAACGATGCATTCGGTGCAGCTCACCGTGCACATGCTTCTACAGAAGGGATTGCCCAGCACCTTCCTTCAGCAGCCGGCCTATTGATGGAAAAAGAACTTCAAGTGCTTGGAAAAGCTCTTTCGAACCCTGATCGTCCTTTCACAGCCATCATTGGCGGAGCAAAAGTAAAAGATAAAATCGGCGTCATCGATAACCTATTGGAAAAAGTAGATAACTTGATCATCGGCGGCGGCTTGGCTTATACATTCGTAAAAGCACAAGGCCACGAAGTCGGGAAATCTCTATTAGAAGAAGATAAAATAGATCTTGCTAAATCCTTCATGGAAAAGGCAAAAGAAAAAGGCGTTAAATTCTACATGCCTGTTGATGTTGTCGTAGCAGACGACTTCTCAGAGGATGCAAACAAAAAGACAGTTGCCATCAATGAAATCCCTTCTGACTGGGAAGCATTGGATATCGGACCGAAAACAAGAGAAGTTTATACAGATGTCATCAAAAACTCCAAGCTTGTCATTTGGAACGGACCGATGGGCGTATTCGAATTGGATGCATTCGCAAACGGAACGAAAGCAGTCGCTCAAGCATTGGCAGATGCAAAAGATACATATTCTGTCATCGGCGGCGGAGATTCCGCAGCTGCAGTTGAAAAATTCAACCTAGCTGACCAAATGAGCCACATTTCTACCGGCGGCGGTGCATCATTGGAATTTATGGAAGGCAAAACGCTTCCTGGCGTTGCAGCTTTAGACGATAAATAA
- the tpiA gene encoding triose-phosphate isomerase, translated as MRKPIIAGNWKMHKTLSEAKAFAEEVKGLVPSADSIDTVICAPALFLEKLVEVTKDYPVEIGAQTMHFEENGAFTGEISPKALQDLGVKYVIIGHSERREMFNETDETVNKKTLAAFQYDLTPIVCVGETLEQREENKTKELVGAQVKAALNGLSEEQVKQTVIAYEPIWAIGTGKSSTSEDANEVCSHIRQVVAESFSSDAAEAVRIQYGGSVKPGNIKEYMAQTDIDGALVGGASLEPQSFLQLLEAGKNE; from the coding sequence ATGCGCAAACCAATCATCGCAGGAAACTGGAAAATGCATAAAACATTATCCGAAGCAAAAGCTTTTGCTGAAGAAGTAAAAGGACTTGTTCCATCTGCTGACAGCATTGACACAGTCATTTGTGCTCCAGCTTTGTTCTTGGAAAAACTTGTTGAAGTGACAAAAGACTATCCTGTAGAAATCGGTGCACAAACGATGCACTTTGAAGAAAACGGGGCATTCACAGGCGAGATCAGCCCGAAAGCACTGCAGGATCTTGGCGTGAAATATGTCATCATCGGTCACTCTGAACGCCGTGAAATGTTCAATGAAACGGATGAAACAGTAAATAAAAAGACTTTGGCTGCGTTCCAATATGATTTGACTCCAATCGTATGCGTGGGTGAAACATTGGAACAGCGTGAAGAAAATAAAACAAAAGAATTGGTCGGAGCTCAAGTGAAAGCTGCATTGAACGGTCTTTCCGAAGAGCAAGTGAAGCAAACAGTCATTGCCTACGAACCAATTTGGGCAATCGGTACAGGCAAATCTTCTACATCTGAAGATGCCAACGAAGTCTGCTCACATATCCGCCAAGTCGTTGCAGAAAGCTTCTCAAGCGATGCTGCAGAAGCTGTACGCATCCAATACGGCGGAAGCGTGAAGCCTGGCAACATCAAAGAATACATGGCGCAAACTGATATCGATGGTGCTTTAGTGGGTGGAGCGAGCCTTGAGCCTCAATCCTTCCTTCAATTATTGGAGGCTGGTAAGAATGAGTAA
- the gpmI gene encoding 2,3-bisphosphoglycerate-independent phosphoglycerate mutase gives MSKSPVALIILDGFAFREESKGNAVAHANKPNFDRYWSQYPHNMLTASGEAVGLPEGQMGNSEVGHLNIGAGRIVYQSLTRVNLAIREGEFEENQTFLDAIKHVKEKGTSLHLMGLLSDGGVHSHIDHMFALLRLAAKEGVDKVYVHGFLDGRDVGPKTAKKYIEQTQAKFEEYGVGEFATLSGRYYSMDRDKRWERVEKSYRSMVYGEGPAYKDPIELVDDSYANEIHDEFVLPSVLTKENGEPVATIQDDDAVIFYNFRPDRAIQISNTFTNKDFRSFDRGPKHPKNLFFVCLTHFSETVDGLVAFKPANLDNTLGEVLSQNGLKQLRIAETEKYPHVTFFMSGGREEKFPGEERILIDSPKVATYDLKPEMSAYEVKDALVKEIENDNFDAIILNFANPDMVGHSGKLEPTVKAIETVDECLGEIVDLIIKKGGSAIITADHGNADEVVTLEGDPMTAHTTNPVPVIVTKEGVEVREGGKLGDLAPTMLELLNVQQPEEMTGQSLLKK, from the coding sequence ATGAGTAAATCTCCAGTTGCTTTAATCATTCTTGACGGATTTGCTTTCCGTGAAGAATCCAAAGGAAACGCAGTGGCACACGCCAACAAGCCGAACTTTGACCGCTATTGGAGCCAATATCCCCACAACATGCTTACAGCTTCAGGTGAAGCGGTAGGACTTCCTGAAGGGCAAATGGGGAACTCCGAAGTCGGACATTTGAATATCGGTGCAGGACGCATCGTCTATCAAAGTTTGACACGGGTAAACCTTGCAATCCGTGAAGGCGAGTTTGAAGAAAACCAAACATTCCTTGATGCCATCAAGCATGTGAAGGAAAAAGGAACAAGCCTTCATTTGATGGGCCTCCTATCTGATGGCGGTGTGCACAGCCACATCGACCACATGTTTGCCTTATTAAGGCTTGCAGCGAAAGAAGGCGTCGATAAAGTCTATGTACACGGCTTCCTTGACGGCCGCGATGTTGGTCCGAAGACAGCGAAGAAATACATCGAACAGACTCAGGCGAAATTCGAAGAGTATGGTGTCGGCGAGTTCGCTACATTGTCTGGCCGCTACTATTCCATGGACCGCGACAAGCGCTGGGAGCGTGTAGAGAAATCCTACCGTTCCATGGTCTACGGTGAAGGTCCAGCCTATAAAGATCCGATTGAGTTGGTAGATGACTCCTACGCAAACGAAATCCATGACGAATTCGTTCTTCCTTCTGTTTTGACAAAGGAAAACGGTGAGCCAGTCGCAACCATCCAGGATGACGATGCTGTGATTTTCTACAACTTCCGTCCTGACCGTGCGATCCAAATCTCCAATACATTTACAAACAAAGACTTCCGTTCATTTGACCGCGGTCCTAAGCATCCTAAGAACTTGTTCTTCGTCTGCTTGACCCACTTCAGTGAAACAGTCGACGGATTAGTTGCATTTAAACCGGCAAACTTGGATAATACCTTAGGAGAAGTTCTTTCTCAAAATGGATTGAAGCAGCTCCGAATCGCGGAAACGGAAAAATATCCTCACGTCACGTTCTTCATGAGCGGCGGACGCGAAGAGAAATTCCCAGGCGAAGAAAGAATCCTGATCGATTCACCAAAAGTTGCAACGTATGACTTGAAGCCTGAAATGAGTGCCTACGAAGTCAAAGATGCATTGGTGAAGGAAATCGAAAACGATAATTTCGACGCGATCATCCTTAACTTTGCCAATCCGGACATGGTCGGCCACTCAGGGAAACTTGAACCGACTGTGAAAGCCATCGAAACCGTAGATGAGTGCCTTGGCGAAATTGTTGATTTGATCATCAAAAAAGGCGGCTCAGCCATCATCACAGCCGACCACGGAAATGCTGATGAAGTGGTGACACTCGAAGGCGATCCAATGACTGCCCATACAACAAACCCTGTCCCTGTCATCGTGACAAAAGAGGGAGTAGAGGTTCGTGAAGGCGGTAAACTTGGAGATTTAGCTCCAACCATGCTTGAATTGCTGAATGTTCAGCAGCCAGAAGAAATGACAGGACAATCACTTTTGAAAAAATAA